The Tenacibaculum jejuense genome includes a window with the following:
- a CDS encoding glycosyltransferase family 2 protein, whose translation MPTFNNLEKLKQCLLSIQAQSYTNFEVWIIDGASADGTIDFLKTLPPQFHFISEKDNGIYDAMNKGIDLANGEWLYFMGADDKLFFNLTLASIFSSNDFDDKNLIIGNITYPKNQNFYSSFSSKLWIKNTLHHQSVFYKKILFRNIKYDTSFKVLADYHFNLYLFRNKVNHIKINETIAICGAEGISKNYNWNLYKEDIRLKIKNSNILFAIFFWTLGISKYLFRKLNKKPASK comes from the coding sequence ATTCCTACATTTAATAACTTAGAGAAGTTAAAACAATGTTTGCTAAGCATACAAGCACAAAGTTATACTAATTTTGAAGTTTGGATAATAGATGGTGCTTCTGCCGACGGAACAATAGATTTTTTAAAAACCTTACCTCCTCAATTTCATTTTATATCAGAAAAAGACAATGGTATTTATGATGCCATGAACAAAGGAATTGATTTAGCAAATGGAGAATGGTTATATTTTATGGGAGCAGACGATAAACTATTCTTTAACCTTACTTTAGCTTCAATTTTTTCTTCAAACGATTTTGATGATAAGAATTTGATTATTGGCAATATTACCTATCCTAAAAACCAAAATTTTTATTCTAGTTTTTCTAGTAAACTATGGATTAAAAACACATTACATCATCAGTCTGTATTCTATAAGAAAATATTATTTAGAAACATAAAATACGACACTTCATTTAAGGTTTTAGCAGATTATCATTTTAATTTATATTTATTCAGAAACAAAGTTAATCACATAAAGATCAACGAAACTATAGCTATATGCGGAGCTGAAGGAATTTCAAAAAATTATAATTGGAATTTATATAAAGAAGATATTCGTTTGAAAATAAAAAACTCAAATATTCTCTTTGCTATTTTTTTCTGGACTTTAGGAATATCTAAATATCTATTCAGAAAACTAAATAAAAAACCCGCTTCGAAGTAG
- a CDS encoding GNAT family N-acetyltransferase, producing MSVIYRKVKSEDNPFLAKVIRNTIEEFDAPRTGTVYSDESTDHLFELFDIPKAILWVAEQNGEAVGCCGIYPTDGLDEGVCELVKFYISNSVRGKGIGKELMLKSIDSARTLGYTNIYLESLPHFSKAIAMYEESGFKTLDVQLGNSGHSSCNVWMLKELKS from the coding sequence GTGAGTGTAATTTATAGAAAAGTAAAATCAGAAGACAATCCTTTTTTAGCAAAAGTGATTCGTAATACAATTGAAGAGTTCGATGCACCAAGAACAGGAACTGTATACTCAGATGAATCTACAGATCATTTATTTGAATTATTCGATATTCCTAAAGCAATTTTATGGGTAGCAGAACAAAATGGGGAAGCTGTAGGTTGCTGTGGTATATATCCTACAGATGGTTTAGATGAAGGAGTTTGTGAGTTAGTGAAATTTTATATTTCTAATTCAGTTAGAGGAAAAGGTATTGGAAAAGAATTAATGCTAAAAAGTATCGATTCCGCTAGAACGTTAGGATACACAAATATTTATTTAGAAAGTTTACCACATTTTTCTAAAGCAATAGCGATGTATGAAGAATCTGGATTTAAAACGCTAGATGTACAATTAGGAAATTCAGGCCACTCAAGTTGTAATGTTTGGATGTTAAAAGAATTGAAATCATAA
- the mdh gene encoding malate dehydrogenase, producing MKVTVVGAGAVGASCAEYIAIKNFASEVVLVDIKEGFAEGKAMDLMQTASLNGFDTKIVGTTGDYSKTAGSDICVITSGIARKPGMSRDELLGINAGIVKSVSSSLIEHSPNTIIIVVSNPMDTMTYLVHKTTGLPKNRIIGMGGALDSARFKYRLAEALEAPISDVDGMVIGGHSDKGMVPLTRLATRNSVPVSEFLSEERLEQVKQDTKVGGATLTGLLGTSAWYAPGAAVSGLVQAIACDQKKIYPCSALLDGEYGLSDLCIGVPVVLGRNGIESIVEINLSDAEKEHLAASADAVKTNNANLEL from the coding sequence ATGAAAGTAACAGTTGTTGGAGCAGGTGCTGTAGGTGCAAGTTGTGCTGAGTACATCGCGATTAAAAACTTCGCTTCTGAAGTTGTATTAGTAGATATTAAAGAAGGTTTTGCAGAAGGTAAAGCAATGGATTTAATGCAAACAGCTTCTTTAAACGGATTTGATACTAAAATCGTAGGAACTACAGGAGATTACAGCAAAACTGCAGGTTCAGACATCTGTGTTATTACTTCTGGTATCGCTCGTAAGCCAGGAATGTCTCGTGATGAGTTATTAGGAATTAACGCTGGTATCGTAAAATCAGTTTCTTCTAGTTTAATTGAGCATTCTCCAAATACAATTATCATCGTAGTATCTAATCCAATGGATACAATGACATATTTAGTTCATAAAACCACTGGATTACCAAAGAATAGAATTATCGGTATGGGAGGAGCTTTAGATTCTGCTCGTTTCAAGTACAGATTAGCGGAAGCTTTAGAAGCACCAATTTCTGATGTAGACGGAATGGTAATTGGAGGTCACTCTGATAAAGGTATGGTTCCATTAACTCGTTTAGCTACTCGTAATTCTGTTCCAGTTTCTGAATTCTTATCAGAAGAAAGATTAGAGCAAGTAAAGCAAGATACTAAAGTTGGTGGAGCTACATTAACAGGTTTATTAGGAACTTCTGCTTGGTATGCTCCAGGTGCTGCTGTATCAGGTTTAGTTCAAGCAATTGCTTGTGACCAAAAGAAAATCTACCCATGTTCGGCTTTATTAGATGGTGAGTACGGTTTATCTGATTTATGTATCGGAGTTCCTGTAGTATTAGGTAGAAATGGTATCGAAAGTATTGTAGAAATCAATTTAAGTGATGCTGAAAAAGAACACTTGGCTGCTTCTGCTGATGCTGTAAAAACAAATAACGCAAACTTAGAATTATAA
- a CDS encoding DUF6588 family protein yields MKKILLSLFVCTSISSFSQELETILLAREDAAKITDAYLQPAFKGFIYSMNNGWYHTAKVHKKFGFDITIGASASLVPEKEEIFDLSTIGLSNSTRFDRNLTPTVAGDSDTPATITYESTVAGQNVSASFQMPNGIKEDLPLNSVPAPSIQVGVGLPFKLDAMVRYTPKVGSDDVKGSIFGFGLKKEITDWFGIVGKTPLHISILAAYSNMNVDYVIGDVNEQEISTRNALTEFKLNAYTFQAIASLNLPIINFYGGLGFNSGNTTLNMLGDYTLRYNTGNPVLPTVEETITDPFSLSESASSFNATIGTRISLGFFKIFGSYTLQEYGSINAGIAFSFR; encoded by the coding sequence ATGAAGAAAATTTTATTGTCACTTTTTGTTTGTACTTCAATTAGCTCATTTTCACAAGAGTTAGAAACAATATTATTAGCAAGAGAAGATGCAGCAAAAATAACAGATGCGTATTTACAACCAGCATTTAAAGGTTTTATTTACAGTATGAATAATGGATGGTATCATACAGCTAAAGTACATAAGAAGTTTGGTTTTGATATAACTATAGGGGCTAGTGCTTCTTTAGTTCCTGAAAAAGAAGAGATCTTTGATTTATCAACTATTGGTTTATCAAATTCAACAAGATTTGATCGTAATCTTACACCAACGGTAGCAGGAGATTCTGATACACCTGCAACAATTACATATGAATCTACTGTAGCTGGTCAAAACGTTTCAGCTAGTTTTCAAATGCCAAACGGTATTAAAGAAGATCTACCTTTAAATTCAGTGCCAGCTCCATCTATACAAGTAGGAGTAGGTTTGCCATTTAAATTAGATGCTATGGTCAGATATACACCTAAAGTTGGTTCAGATGACGTAAAAGGAAGCATTTTTGGTTTTGGTTTAAAGAAAGAAATCACAGATTGGTTTGGTATTGTAGGAAAAACACCTTTGCATATTTCTATTTTAGCAGCTTACTCTAATATGAATGTAGATTATGTTATTGGTGATGTTAATGAACAAGAAATTTCAACTCGTAATGCGTTAACAGAATTTAAATTAAATGCGTACACATTTCAAGCAATAGCCTCTTTAAATTTACCAATCATTAATTTTTACGGAGGTTTAGGTTTCAATTCAGGAAATACAACTTTAAATATGTTAGGAGATTATACATTACGATATAACACAGGAAATCCTGTATTACCTACAGTTGAAGAAACAATCACAGATCCTTTTTCTTTAAGTGAAAGTGCAAGCAGTTTTAATGCTACAATAGGAACTAGAATTAGTCTAGGTTTTTTCAAAATATTTGGAAGTTATACCTTACAAGAATACGGATCTATAAATGCAGGAATTGCTTTTAGTTTTAGATAA
- a CDS encoding ArnT family glycosyltransferase: MKKILTSKYSLLIFLVLLSVINIIQGYTTELIADEAYYWVYSNYMDWGYFDHPPMVAVWISISKFFFSSGELSVRFFSSITLSITFFWVWLLIKHPNKQKYVWLYILLVLSTSLFNVYGFITVPDTPLMFFYSLFLLGYQKYLDQKNFLSYLILAVAMAGMLYSKYHAVLIILFVLLSNLKVLKDWKIWFTTLVTIILFFPHLYWQFSNDFPSIKYHLYERSSRRYHFYFTAYHFLNLMVIIGFTFPIIYKALYKRLHIKDKFETALRFLAVGFAVFFFISSFKNQVQAQWIVPMSIPLVVIPFYYLINHVKDLKLFKKLALATLIVTFGIRICMANDGILPKQFEMHGNKKWVEKIENELGDITPLFLNSYQNTSLYWFYSGKRPIQINTWNSRKNQYDLYEYNKNFELEEFSIVTFSRTGYATDSITKKNRSRLFIEHNTNGYKKVGNLKFEIKNPILKAEAKNSVTVSYDKQLLNKFDGTLALSVILKLGSSREIIEADLNDNQITFELPLLDATPTHIQIVGTPNPKIWPVRLSTMEKCSFIE; encoded by the coding sequence ATGAAAAAAATCTTGACTTCGAAATACAGCTTATTAATATTTCTTGTTTTACTTTCTGTAATAAATATAATTCAAGGGTATACAACTGAACTAATAGCTGATGAAGCTTACTATTGGGTTTATAGTAACTATATGGATTGGGGATATTTCGATCATCCTCCAATGGTTGCAGTTTGGATTTCAATCTCTAAGTTTTTCTTTTCATCAGGGGAATTAAGTGTTCGTTTTTTTTCATCAATTACATTATCAATTACATTCTTTTGGGTTTGGCTTTTAATTAAACACCCAAATAAACAAAAATATGTATGGCTTTACATTTTATTAGTATTAAGTACATCATTATTTAATGTATATGGATTTATTACTGTTCCAGATACTCCATTAATGTTCTTTTATTCATTGTTTTTATTAGGATATCAAAAATATTTAGACCAAAAAAACTTTCTAAGTTACCTTATACTCGCTGTTGCTATGGCTGGCATGCTATACAGTAAATATCATGCTGTACTAATTATTTTGTTTGTTTTACTATCTAATTTAAAGGTTTTAAAAGATTGGAAAATTTGGTTTACTACATTGGTTACTATCATTTTATTTTTCCCTCATCTTTATTGGCAATTTAGTAACGACTTTCCCTCTATAAAATACCATCTTTATGAAAGAAGTTCAAGAAGGTATCATTTCTATTTTACTGCCTATCATTTTTTAAATCTGATGGTTATTATAGGATTCACCTTCCCTATTATTTATAAAGCATTATACAAAAGATTACATATCAAAGATAAATTTGAAACAGCCTTACGCTTTTTAGCTGTTGGTTTTGCTGTGTTTTTCTTTATTTCTTCTTTTAAAAACCAAGTCCAAGCACAATGGATAGTTCCTATGTCTATTCCACTAGTGGTGATTCCTTTTTATTATTTAATAAATCATGTAAAAGATTTAAAATTATTTAAAAAACTAGCTTTAGCTACCTTAATTGTGACATTTGGTATTAGAATATGTATGGCCAACGATGGTATTTTACCTAAACAATTTGAAATGCATGGAAATAAAAAATGGGTAGAAAAAATAGAAAATGAGCTTGGAGATATTACACCTCTTTTTTTGAATTCATATCAAAACACTTCTTTGTATTGGTTTTATTCTGGTAAAAGACCTATTCAAATTAACACTTGGAACAGTAGAAAAAACCAGTATGATCTATACGAATACAACAAGAATTTTGAATTGGAAGAGTTCTCGATAGTAACATTTAGCAGAACTGGATATGCAACAGATTCAATCACTAAAAAAAATAGAAGTCGATTATTTATTGAACACAATACAAACGGATACAAAAAAGTTGGTAATCTAAAATTCGAAATTAAAAACCCTATACTTAAAGCAGAAGCTAAAAACAGTGTGACTGTATCCTATGACAAACAATTGTTAAATAAATTTGATGGAACTTTAGCTTTATCTGTAATTTTAAAATTAGGAAGCTCTAGAGAAATCATAGAAGCAGATCTTAATGACAATCAAATTACTTTCGAACTACCTCTACTAGACGCTACACCAACTCATATTCAAATAGTTGGAACACCTAACCCTAAAATTTGGCCAGTTCGTTTAAGTACAATGGAAAAGTGTTCGTTTATAGAATAA
- a CDS encoding phosphatase PAP2 family protein — translation MENSLLDTLIAKDKALLIYLNNLGNEQWDNLWLWITHQFNWIPLFVVILGLITWKFGVKKTLFTLLFIAIFVAFSDQFTNLIKNLTGRTRPCNAIDMQEYLRQFSYKPRGKSFWSGHASLSTTFTTFIILLLRNKIKYIYVLILFPLVFGYSRLYLGVHYPIDVSAGYISGIILGTLFYKLYKVIFLKVFKESL, via the coding sequence TTGGAAAATAGTTTGCTCGATACGCTTATAGCAAAAGATAAAGCCCTATTAATTTATCTAAACAATTTAGGAAATGAACAATGGGACAATCTTTGGTTATGGATTACACATCAGTTCAATTGGATTCCTTTATTTGTTGTAATATTGGGATTAATAACATGGAAGTTTGGAGTAAAAAAAACACTTTTTACACTATTGTTTATCGCAATCTTTGTAGCTTTTTCTGATCAGTTTACAAACTTAATCAAAAACCTGACAGGAAGAACGAGGCCTTGTAATGCAATTGATATGCAGGAATATTTAAGACAATTTTCATACAAACCTCGAGGAAAGAGTTTCTGGTCGGGTCACGCTTCGTTATCAACTACATTTACAACTTTTATTATCTTGTTATTGCGTAATAAAATAAAATACATTTACGTGTTAATTTTATTTCCTTTAGTATTTGGATATAGTAGATTGTATCTTGGAGTTCATTATCCAATAGACGTTTCAGCAGGGTATATTTCGGGTATTATTTTAGGAACTTTATTTTACAAATTATATAAAGTTATATTTCTTAAGGTTTTTAAAGAGTCGTTGTAA
- a CDS encoding peptidylprolyl isomerase, producing MKSIKFLIALTVLVFSSCKTVKYPELKDGLYADIQTNKGDILIELHSEIVPMTVANFVSLAEGNNPKVTDSLKGKPFYDGIKFHRVIKDFMIQGGDPTGTGRGSAGYRFDDEFPLNEKGELIYKHNSPGILSMANSGPATNSAQFFITHKETPWLDGKHSIFGKVTYGQNIVDTIVQNDFINKVEIIRVGKKAKDFNAPEIFLTELSNSEERKKERERKIKIAKENLKKELDYYSAITTKSGLKVVKIKETLGKKVNPDLPTTVHYVLLDDLGNKIASSIDQNQPFTFTINDPNYPLIAGWKEGAAMLKEGEKARLFIPSYLGYGEVGRLPVIKPNTDLIFEIEVLKVGK from the coding sequence ATGAAATCAATAAAATTTTTAATAGCATTAACAGTACTTGTTTTTTCGTCATGTAAAACCGTAAAATACCCTGAATTAAAGGATGGTTTATATGCAGATATTCAGACAAATAAAGGTGATATTTTGATAGAGTTACATTCTGAGATAGTTCCTATGACAGTAGCGAACTTTGTTTCCTTAGCAGAAGGAAACAATCCTAAAGTAACAGATTCTTTAAAAGGTAAACCTTTTTATGATGGAATTAAATTTCACAGAGTTATTAAAGATTTTATGATTCAAGGAGGAGATCCTACAGGTACTGGTAGAGGAAGTGCAGGATACCGTTTTGATGATGAATTCCCTTTAAATGAAAAAGGAGAATTAATTTATAAACATAACAGTCCAGGTATTTTATCTATGGCCAACTCTGGACCGGCAACAAATTCTGCTCAGTTTTTTATAACGCACAAAGAAACGCCATGGTTAGATGGTAAACATTCTATTTTTGGTAAAGTGACATATGGACAAAATATTGTTGATACTATTGTTCAAAACGATTTCATTAACAAAGTAGAAATAATTAGAGTAGGTAAAAAAGCTAAAGACTTTAATGCTCCTGAAATTTTCCTTACTGAGTTATCTAATTCAGAAGAAAGAAAAAAAGAAAGAGAACGAAAAATTAAAATAGCAAAAGAAAATCTTAAAAAAGAGTTAGACTATTACAGTGCTATTACTACCAAATCTGGACTTAAAGTTGTTAAAATAAAAGAAACTTTAGGTAAGAAAGTAAATCCAGATTTACCAACAACTGTTCATTATGTTTTATTGGATGATTTAGGTAACAAAATAGCTTCAAGTATAGATCAAAATCAACCTTTTACATTTACTATTAATGATCCTAATTATCCTTTAATTGCTGGCTGGAAAGAAGGTGCGGCTATGCTTAAAGAAGGAGAAAAAGCGCGTCTTTTCATTCCAAGTTATTTAGGTTACGGAGAAGTTGGTCGTTTGCCGGTAATCAAACCGAATACAGATCTTATTTTTGAAATTGAAGTTTTAAAAGTTGGAAAATAG
- a CDS encoding FKBP-type peptidyl-prolyl cis-trans isomerase yields the protein MKLTKVMAIAAMGMTIVSCNNTQVKSKANLDTYIDSVSYAIGLNTAMRMSSDAAAKELDLDLYIQGYSEGIDSTNTTLIDRKDAEQIISKYFQKLRMDQMKKREEDMKKKAEASFKEYKEENEKFLAENKTKEGVITTASGLQYKVIKEGSGDAPKTTDKVKVHYHGALIDGTMFDSTMDPQKDPAEFGVTQVIKGWTEGLQLMKPGAKYKFFIPQELAYGYQQRGPVLKPFSTLVFDVELLEVMPSTPPSQLGDGHSKGDGHGH from the coding sequence ATGAAATTAACTAAGGTTATGGCTATTGCAGCCATGGGAATGACTATTGTTTCATGTAACAATACTCAAGTAAAATCAAAAGCAAACTTAGATACTTATATAGATTCAGTAAGTTATGCAATTGGATTGAACACAGCAATGAGAATGAGCTCTGATGCAGCAGCGAAAGAGTTAGATTTAGATTTATATATACAAGGGTATTCTGAAGGTATAGATTCTACAAATACAACTTTAATTGATAGAAAAGATGCTGAGCAAATTATCAGTAAATATTTTCAGAAGTTAAGAATGGATCAAATGAAGAAGAGGGAAGAAGATATGAAGAAAAAAGCTGAAGCAAGCTTTAAAGAGTACAAAGAAGAAAACGAGAAATTCTTAGCAGAAAATAAAACAAAAGAAGGAGTTATAACTACTGCTAGTGGTTTACAATATAAAGTAATTAAAGAAGGTAGTGGAGATGCTCCTAAAACTACAGATAAAGTTAAAGTACATTATCACGGTGCTTTAATTGATGGAACTATGTTTGATAGTACTATGGATCCACAAAAAGATCCAGCGGAATTTGGAGTTACTCAGGTAATTAAAGGTTGGACTGAAGGTTTACAATTAATGAAACCAGGAGCAAAATATAAATTCTTTATTCCTCAAGAATTAGCTTATGGTTATCAACAAAGAGGTCCGGTTTTAAAGCCTTTTTCAACTTTAGTTTTTGATGTAGAATTATTAGAAGTAATGCCTTCTACGCCTCCTTCACAATTAGGAGACGGACATAGTAAAGGAGATGGTCACGGTCACTAA
- the gldI gene encoding gliding motility-associated peptidyl-prolyl isomerase GldI, which translates to MNSKCIFILALVVLVGACNSPEARRPVKHTTSNFYKEVIEENIKLNQLEKKQIENSLAKDTLNNYLSSPSGFWYTYNKKDSLSTITPKKGDVVTIQYSITDFYNSPIYEEQKIEYKVDKEDFIPALQEGIKLMKKGETITFVIPSYRAYGVTGDGNKIRMNQTLKSKLTLIDIKKVNNEIN; encoded by the coding sequence ATGAATAGTAAGTGTATTTTCATATTAGCATTAGTAGTTTTAGTGGGAGCTTGTAATTCGCCAGAAGCTAGAAGACCTGTAAAGCATACGACTTCTAATTTTTACAAAGAAGTAATAGAAGAAAACATAAAACTAAATCAGTTAGAAAAGAAACAAATAGAAAATAGTTTAGCAAAAGATACTCTGAATAATTATTTGAGTTCTCCGAGTGGTTTTTGGTATACTTACAATAAAAAAGATTCATTAAGTACTATAACTCCAAAAAAAGGAGATGTGGTAACTATACAATATTCTATTACCGATTTTTACAATTCTCCAATTTATGAAGAACAAAAAATAGAATACAAAGTAGATAAAGAAGATTTTATTCCTGCATTACAAGAAGGAATAAAGTTGATGAAAAAAGGAGAAACTATTACATTTGTCATTCCTTCTTATCGAGCATACGGAGTTACTGGTGATGGAAACAAGATAAGAATGAATCAAACATTAAAAAGCAAACTAACATTAATCGACATTAAAAAAGTAAATAATGAAATTAACTAA
- a CDS encoding DHH family phosphoesterase, with translation MILKNFKELSKYLETSRRIVIIGHKNPDGDAIGSTLGLKHYFDKKGHHTQVLMPNEFPDFLHWIPGVETVYRFDRQNNQCVKALTKSDIIFLLDFNALHRVGDDMKNTLVKYENDFALIDHHQQPDDFEYMYSDTTMSSTCQMIYNFIEMFDDLDLVDENIATALYTGIMTDTGSFRFRSTTSRTHRIIADLIDKGAKNDRIHSNIYDANSHSRLMLLGRALSNLKVLPEYKTAYITLTQKDKDEFNYEKGDTEGVVNYALSLKGIVFAVIFIEDVEQRIVKISFRSKGSFSVNKFARNHFNGGGHDNAAGGRSDVNIEETIKKFTSLLPEYKNDLFSSYE, from the coding sequence ATGATTCTAAAGAATTTTAAAGAACTTTCTAAGTACCTTGAAACGTCTAGACGTATCGTAATAATAGGACATAAAAATCCTGATGGAGATGCTATAGGGTCTACCTTAGGATTGAAACATTATTTTGATAAAAAAGGACATCATACTCAGGTATTAATGCCAAATGAATTTCCTGATTTTCTACACTGGATTCCTGGAGTGGAAACTGTATATCGTTTCGATCGTCAAAATAACCAGTGCGTAAAAGCATTAACAAAATCTGATATTATTTTTCTTTTAGATTTTAATGCGCTACATAGAGTTGGTGACGATATGAAAAATACCTTAGTGAAATATGAAAATGATTTTGCTCTGATTGATCATCATCAACAACCAGATGATTTTGAATATATGTATTCAGATACAACAATGTCTTCTACTTGTCAAATGATATACAACTTCATTGAAATGTTTGATGATTTAGACCTTGTTGATGAAAATATTGCTACGGCATTATACACAGGAATCATGACAGATACAGGTTCTTTTCGTTTTCGCTCTACAACAAGTAGAACGCACAGGATTATTGCGGATTTGATAGATAAAGGAGCAAAGAACGATAGAATTCATAGTAATATTTATGATGCTAATTCGCATAGTAGATTAATGCTTTTAGGAAGAGCATTAAGTAACTTGAAAGTATTACCTGAATATAAAACCGCTTACATCACATTAACTCAAAAAGATAAGGACGAGTTTAATTATGAAAAAGGAGATACAGAAGGCGTAGTAAATTATGCTTTATCTCTTAAAGGAATTGTATTTGCTGTGATCTTTATTGAAGATGTAGAGCAGCGAATTGTAAAAATTTCTTTTAGATCTAAAGGGAGTTTTTCGGTAAATAAATTTGCAAGAAATCATTTCAATGGAGGTGGACACGATAATGCTGCTGGAGGACGATCTGATGTGAACATTGAAGAGACAATCAAGAAGTTTACCTCACTATTACCAGAATATAAAAATGACTTATTTAGTTCTTATGAATAG
- a CDS encoding alkaline phosphatase D family protein yields the protein MKKTFILLLCICLNSFIYSQNDFTIAFGSCNKTSIENLFWDDIVSLNPNVWIWGGDNIYADTDNMQEMKAFYKAQWNQKGYKELTEKVNILGTWDDHDYGKNDAGEEYQMKRESQQLFLDFLQVSRSDSRRKREGVYHSEVFKTKKGSVKIIILDTRYHRSPLTKDKNSPQKKYISSKFNEGTILGKKQWNWLTNELHDSKADFNIIMSSIQVISSEHRFEKWENFPHERKRLFELIKASKAKNTILLSGDRHISEFSKISIKNLPYPLIDFTSSGLTHAYKGFKSELNSNRVGDVIFRESFGVLKFNFESKKVIFQMRGNGNAVLHELSQIYP from the coding sequence ATGAAAAAAACATTCATACTACTTCTTTGCATTTGTTTGAATTCATTCATTTATAGTCAAAATGATTTCACCATTGCTTTTGGTTCTTGCAATAAAACTTCAATAGAGAACTTATTTTGGGACGATATAGTATCTCTAAATCCAAATGTTTGGATTTGGGGTGGAGATAATATTTATGCAGATACCGATAATATGCAAGAAATGAAAGCTTTTTACAAAGCACAATGGAACCAGAAAGGATACAAAGAACTTACAGAAAAAGTTAATATTTTAGGAACTTGGGACGATCATGACTATGGAAAAAATGATGCAGGTGAAGAATATCAAATGAAAAGAGAAAGTCAACAATTATTTTTGGACTTCTTACAAGTGAGTAGATCAGACTCAAGAAGAAAACGTGAAGGTGTATATCATTCTGAAGTGTTTAAAACTAAAAAAGGATCTGTAAAAATTATCATTTTAGATACACGTTACCACAGGAGCCCTTTGACAAAGGATAAGAATAGTCCACAAAAAAAATATATTTCTAGTAAATTCAATGAAGGAACTATTCTCGGTAAAAAACAATGGAATTGGCTAACAAACGAATTACATGATTCAAAAGCAGACTTCAATATTATAATGAGTAGTATTCAAGTAATTTCTAGCGAACATCGATTTGAAAAGTGGGAAAATTTCCCTCATGAAAGAAAACGCTTGTTTGAGTTAATCAAAGCCTCAAAAGCTAAAAACACAATTTTATTATCTGGAGACAGACACATTTCTGAATTTTCTAAAATTAGTATTAAAAACTTACCTTACCCTTTAATCGATTTTACTTCCAGCGGATTAACTCATGCTTACAAAGGTTTTAAAAGTGAGTTAAACAGTAATCGTGTTGGAGACGTAATTTTTAGAGAAAGTTTTGGTGTTTTAAAGTTTAACTTTGAAAGTAAAAAAGTAATCTTTCAGATGCGTGGTAACGGTAATGCAGTTTTACATGAACTCTCACAAATTTATCCTTAA
- a CDS encoding nucleoside-diphosphate kinase, which produces MATNRTFTMIKPDAVENGHTGAILEKINAAGFRIVALKKTQMTKRDAETFYAVHNERPFFGELVEFMTRGPIIAAVLEKDNAVEDFRTLIGATNPAEAAEGTIRKLYATSIGENAVHGSDSDENAEIESNFHFAGREMF; this is translated from the coding sequence ATGGCAACAAATAGAACTTTTACAATGATTAAACCAGATGCTGTTGAAAACGGACATACTGGAGCTATATTAGAAAAAATTAATGCGGCTGGATTTAGAATTGTAGCATTAAAGAAAACGCAAATGACTAAGCGTGATGCTGAAACTTTTTATGCAGTACACAATGAGCGTCCTTTTTTCGGAGAGTTAGTTGAATTTATGACTCGTGGTCCTATCATTGCTGCTGTTTTAGAAAAAGATAATGCAGTTGAGGATTTTAGAACTTTAATTGGTGCTACTAACCCAGCTGAAGCTGCTGAAGGAACAATCAGAAAACTTTATGCTACTTCTATTGGAGAAAACGCTGTTCACGGTTCTGATTCTGATGAAAATGCTGAAATCGAAAGCAACTTCCACTTTGCTGGTAGAGAGATGTTCTAA
- a CDS encoding DUF721 domain-containing protein, whose amino-acid sequence MAKRQNNSISIKDLMGAFIKENKLEKGFQKIKIEEAWEKLMGPGVQSYTNEVKLQNGTLIVRLNSSVLREELSYGKEKIINMLNHEMGEAVVRKLMLV is encoded by the coding sequence ATGGCAAAAAGACAAAACAATAGTATTTCGATAAAAGACCTAATGGGAGCTTTTATCAAAGAAAATAAGTTAGAAAAAGGTTTTCAAAAAATAAAAATTGAAGAAGCTTGGGAAAAGCTAATGGGGCCAGGTGTACAATCTTATACGAATGAAGTTAAACTTCAAAATGGCACTTTAATTGTTAGATTAAATTCTTCTGTATTACGAGAAGAATTGAGTTATGGTAAAGAGAAAATTATCAATATGCTTAATCACGAAATGGGAGAAGCTGTTGTTAGGAAATTAATGCTAGTTTAA